In the genome of Rhizophagus irregularis chromosome 22, complete sequence, one region contains:
- a CDS encoding Proteasome subunit alpha 1 — MFRNQYDNDISTWSPQGRIHQIEYALEAVKQGSAAVGLRSNTHAILLALKRSSGELASYQKKLIRIDDHLGVAIAGLTSDARVLSNFMRTEAMKSKMIFDRPLPIFRIVSAIGDKAQVNTQNYGRRPYGVGLLVAGYDETGPHLYECAPSGNFFEYYAMSIGARSQSAKTYLEKYYESFAEASLDELVRHGLNALRDTLQQDKELSTLNCSIGIVGADQKFQIVEGEALQAYLSLLDTGAQEDQGQAPMETED; from the exons ATG tttCGCAACCAAtatgataatgatatttcGACTTGGAGTCCCCAAGGTCGTATTCACCAAATTGAATATGCTTTGGAAGCGGTAAAACAAGGGTCGGCTGCAGTTGGTTTAAGATCAAATACTCATGCTATCTTGTTGGCATTAAAG AGATCCTCTGGAGAATTGGCCTcttatcaaaagaaattaattcgTATTGATGATCATTTGGGTGTCGCTATTGCAGGGTTAACTTCTGATGCACGTgtattaag TAACTTTATGCGGACAGAGGCAATGaaatcaaaaatgatttttgatCGACCTTTACCTATTTTCCGCATCGTTTCAGCAATTGGAGATA AGGCACAAGTAAACACACAGAATTATGGTCGTCGACCTTATGGTGTTGGTCTTTTAGTTGCTGGATATGAT gaAACTGGTCCACATTTATATGAATGTGCTCCTTccggaaatttttttgaatattatgcCATGTCAATTGGTGCTAGATCACAGTCGGCAAAGACTTATTTAGAAAAGTATTATGAAAGTTTTGCGGaag cttcATTAGATGAGCTTGTCCGCCATGGACTTAATGCGCTTCGTGATACATTACAGCAGGACAAAGAGCTTAGTACTCTTAATTGTTCTATTGGGATAGTTGGAGCtgatcaaaaatttcaaattgtcGAAGGGGAAGCATTGCAAGCTTATTTAAGTCTACTGGATACAGGTGCCCAAGAAGATCAAGGACAAGCACCAATGGAAACTGAGGATTag